The Pongo pygmaeus isolate AG05252 chromosome 18, NHGRI_mPonPyg2-v2.0_pri, whole genome shotgun sequence DNA window GCACCCACTGGCCCCTCCATGTGTCCTGAGCTCTCCGGGCCTCTTTACAGGGCTTGGAGGCTGCAGATAGTGATCCCAGTGTGCCGCCTTACGACACAGCCCTCATCTATGACTACGAGGGTGATGGTTCGGTGGCGGGGACGCTGAGCTCCATCCTGTCCAGCCAGGGCGATGAGGACCAGGACTACGACTACCTCAGGGACTGGGGGCCCCGCTTCACCCGGCTGGCAGACATGTATGGGCACCCGTGAGGGTTGCAGCGAGGGGCCAGATGGGACCACCGGGCCAGGGAGGGTCTTTCTCCCGGGGCACTGCTACCCAGACACAGAGGCCGGACAGCCTGACCCTGGAGCGCAACTGGACACGCCACTCCCCGGCCGCATGGCAGTCATGGCCCCTGCAGAGGCAGCCTGAGGTCACCAGGCCCGACCCCCCCAGGCCTGGGGCAGCCTCCTTCCTGTAGGCGAGGGCCCAAGTTTGGGGGCAGAACCTGAATGTGGATGGGGCAGCCAGGAAGAGGCCCCTTCCTGCCAGGGTGGGAAGAGTTTCTCTCCATCGGCCCCATGGGGGTCACCTCCCTagtcccacctttgcctcctacCAGTGGACCTCATCTTTGTATGAAAGACAGCAACCTCCTGGGTAAATCTGAATGAAAAACGTGCTAGTCTCTCTCATGCAGGACGGGCGCCCAGTGCCACACTGACCATGAGGGGGATGGGGCCAGGGAGGCCTGGCCTGGCAGGGACCTGAGGGCCAGGCCCCCATATCACCCTGCCTGGCTGGGGCAGGGGGCGGCCGGGGCTGCCACTACCTGGACAGGGGCTATAGAGCAGCTGCTGACACCCTGGCTCCTCGCTAGTGAGCCCAGAGGTGGGGAGCAGGCACAGGTGAGGCCCCTCTAGGCCCCAGGTGTGGCCTGAGGGAAGAACCAGGGAGGATGCCAAGTTCCACAGAAGCCTTTATCCTCCACACCTACTGGGTGTGGCCAGGGGGGGAGACCCAGGGCCTCCTAGTGCTTGGGGCCTGGCTGGGGACACCTTCATGCTGTCCCCACAGCTCCACCTGCACTGAGACACGGGCTTCTGAGAGGAATATGTTTGCCCTGGACCAGATGTCTGGGGTACTCAGCCATGCCCCAGGCCTTCACCTTGGTCCCATCCTGGCTCCCAGGGCCACCAGGCAGGACTAGTGCTGCTCCGGGGTGTGGCCGGCCCAACAGGAGTCAGAGGGCGGCAGCAGAGGCAGGTGGTCCTGGCGGGGGCAGCCCCGCAGGAGTGGGGAGCGGCGCAGGTGGTCGGCGTCCTGCAGTGACTGGGGCAGCCCCCGGCTTCGGCTCTCAGGCAGCAGCAGGACACACAGCAGGGTAAGGACAGCAAGGGAGGCGAAGACGACTTGTTGCAGGAAGAAGCCCCGCCGGCCGTGCAGGGTGTCCAGGGGGCTGGCTGCCTGGCCCAGGAACCCGGCCCCCAGCACCAGGCCCAGCCCGGCCCCCCTGTGAGAGAGAGTGCGTTGGGGGCAGCTGGTGGGGCAACAGATTGGGGGACACACGTGTGACTCCAGAGTGAGCGGGAGGAAGGCCCGGCCTCCGCACAGCCTAAGGTTTGTTGGTTGAGGataatttgaaaaattgttttggaaaaaCCTCCTTCCCGTCCTGGAGCACTTTTTGCTCTGTTCGTTTCAAGACTGgaaagtggccgggcgcagtggctcatgcctgtaatcccagcactttgggaggccgaggcacgcggatcatgaggtcaggagatcgagaccatcctggctatcatgatgaaacactgtctttactaaaaatacaaaaattagctgtgcatggtggtgcgtgcctgtaatcccagctactcaggaggctgaggcaggagaatcgcttgaaccagagagttggaggctgcagtgagctgagatcgtaccactgcactccagcctggtgacagagcgagactccatctcaaaaaaaaaaagattggaaagtGATGGTTTCCCCTGGAATTCTGCCATTCCTGGAGGCTTCCTCATCTCTGCCCCACCCCGCACCCCTGGCTTCAGGCCTGCATggccttccctccccttcccagttCCTGAGCCGTCTGCCCAGAGCCTTCTGTGAGCAGTGGCCCCCACCATCTAGGAGCAGCGCAGCGCTTTACCCCGAGTCTTTACTGGATGGAGGAATCACAGGCAGGAACCTGGGTGGGGTATGGGGACAGGGCCTCCTGTCCACCTGGCCCCTCCTCCCCATGAGAGGCCCTGGACCCTGCTGCGTGGCCGGGCAACCCTGAAGCTCACCTGATCACGGTGGGGAAGACCTCGGCCGCAAAGAGGCTGCTGAGTGCAGACACAGCCCGGGAGGCCAGGAGCCCCAGGACAGAGAGGAACAGCACAGTCCAGCCTGGCAGATCTGGGGACAAAGAACAGGGGTTCCCAGGCTCTCCCCCCAGGCCTTCCACTCTGGCCACTCAGGGCCCTTCCCCAGAGAACCACACCACTGTCTGGGGACCCACTTCCCAAGCCTCCTTCTCCAGCCCCCCTGAGAAACCTGGCGGGGGAACCTGTCCTCTGCAGCCTCATTCCAGCCTGGTTTGGATTCTAAGGATATTAGAATCCTGACCCTGAGCCGCAGCCACACCAACCACCTCCACTCGGGCCCACGCTCAGCTACTGCTCTGCTGTCCACTGTCTTTGCAATTTCGAGAACCGTCCTAAAATCTCGAATACTTTGGAAGCAAGGCCTGCATTTCATTTCGCACCCAGCTCCACACACCACGTGGCCGGCCGTGAGTATATGGGCCCTCCCACACCAGCCCACGGCCGGCCTCCGCCACCTGGAACTCTGGGCAGAGCTTTTACCCAGCCCAGCCTCTCGACCACTCATGCCCCTGCTGCACTGTGGCCGGGGCAGGTGTCTTAGGCTCAGACAGTTTCCTTACTTTaggccagtcacaaaagatcCTTTTGGGCCTTCCACAAGGATCAGAGGAAAACAAACAGCAGCTGGCCTTGAGCTGCCACCCCAGGCTGCTCCCGTGGGCACTATGGCCCCCTGGTGGGGCAGACCCTCAGCCCAAACACAATGGCTCCTGTATGGCCTGCGGGGCCCCAAGCTCACACTGGGCCCCAGCGAGGAGCAGCAGGGATGCCAGGCCTGTGGCCATGGTGCCCAGCAGCAGGACGAGGCGGCGTCCACAGCGATCTGCCGTCAGGAGTAGGAAGACCAAGGCTGCCGCCTCCAGGCCGGCCTCCAGGAAGTAGGGCAGGTAGAAGGCCGGCACCTGAGGTGCCAGGCTGCGGCGGAAGTTAGCTCTGATGCCTCCACCAaccagcctgggagagagggcCAATCTATGGGCCCAGCCAGAGCCAGGGACTCTGGGGACCATATGCCCACCACTGGGGGATGGTGCAGGACCCCAGCCCTTCCTCAACTCACGAGCTGAAGCCCAAGATAAGCCCGTTTCTCCAGGTGACTCGGGTGCGCAGGAGCCCCAGGAGGCTGTGGTACCGGGGCTGGGGGCTCCCTGCAGACAGCATGGCCAGCTCTGTAGCCGCAGACACGTGAGGGGAGGGGGGTGAGGAGCTGTGCCTCTCCGAAGCCCTCCTCCAGTACCTGAATCTCTGTCCTCCCTGGCAGGCGCCTGACCTGTAGCCAGGGAGTTCTCCTCCAAGGAACTGTCCTCGGGGTCCACGCCGCTGGCTTCTGCAAAGCGCCACAGGACCTTCCTGGCTTGAGCTACCTGACCTGTGGCCAGCAGCCAGCAGGGGGACTCGGGGAACAGGGCCGGGAACCTGCAGGGTTGGTGAGGATGCCCACGgctccttccacctcctcctggaAGGAGAGGCAAAGGCCAgggtccccaccccacccccaggctcAGGGGCAGGACGTCACTGTGGTTCTCTGTGACCCTGTAACCCAGCCGTTTACCTGGCATGGGATACGTCGGTGCAGAGCGAAACTACATAGCCCCCACGAGGGCTGTTGGTCCAGCTCCCACCACACTTACCCCCAAAAGAGCAGCAAGAGTCCACTCATCAGGGCACCCAGCCCCTGCAGAAGACGCCAGTCCTGCACAAGCGCAGCCAGGCCGGGCAGCAGCAGGGTGCCCGCCACCGAGAAAAGGCCAGCCCCCACGGAGAAGACCAGGCGGTGCGGGGGGTCACACAACTCCAGGCCTGGGCAGACACAGACAGGCTGAAGTGGAGGCCTCGGGGAGGACTGGAACAGTTCCATTGGGAACTGCGGGGACCTACTGGTGACCTGCCCAGGAGCAGCATGCCCGAGGGACTCACTGCTCGCTGTCCCTGCAGCTCGGGGCCCTCGGCAAGGGAGCCTCAGAGGCCTGCGGGCCATCCACTGCCCCTCCCCCAGTGACAGGGTACTCACGAGCCAGGTACAGGGCGAGGAGGGCCCCTGCCAATGTCCCCCCATGGAGTAGGCGCAGGACCAGCAGGGTAGGGAAGCTGGCAGCCAGGGCCTCACTGGCCCCCAGGCCTGTGGTCAGCACCAGGGAGGCCACAAAAACTGCCCGGCGTCCAAACCTGTTGGGCAGCGGGGGACATGCTTGGACAGGGTCAGGATGACCCAGGGTCCAACCTTCATCCTGGCAGCACCAGGTCTAGCTGAACCCTGAGAGCACGCGGAGGGGAGGGCTGCTGGGCAGCAGGAAAAGGGAAGGGGCCTCACCGGTCACAGCCTGCTCCCAGGACGACACAGCCCAGCAGCCAGCCCAGGAGGTGGCTCGCCTGCTCCAGCGGGACCTTCCAGCCGTCTCCACACACAAGGTTCCACTATGGGGAACAGCAGCCACGTGGAAGCCAGCTCAGGACCCTCCCCTGGGGACAGGTGCAGGGAGTCCCAGAATGGCTACTGGAAGGGGCCCTCCATGTCCTGCTCAATCCCTCCGTGGAGAGAAGGCGAAACTGAGGCATGAGAGGGCAAGGGGCTTGgtccaggtcacacagcagccTCTCTGGTCTCTGGTAGCCCCTGCACAGGGGTCGGGGGGATCTGCCCACCCTAAGTTTTCTGCTTGTCCCTAGATAGGGCCTTCCCCACCTCCACACACCGTTGCTCTTCCCCCACAGCCAGCTCTTGTCGGGCCTGTTTCCACCTCCTATTCCAAGGCACCCCAGGGACACTCACGGCCTTGGTGGCGTCATAGATACAGCCCCCACCCCTGCCGGCCAAGGGTCATAGCCATGACACAGGCCTAAGAAATGAGCCCCAGCACCTGCGCTGGTACCCAcgccctccctgccctgcccatTTCAAGAGGGACTCGGGCAGCGGCTGGAGAGCTGTGCTCAGCGGCATTTCCCGGTGAGGCCCTTGACCCTTGACCTCAGCTCtgcgcctccccccaccccttctaGTTCCTGGGTCTTCTTGCCAAACTTAATCTATTGCTGGGGGCCATGCTATACCTGAGATTTTACTTTCAAACCTGACGTTTTGTGAAAGCTGATGGGGCATTCCTGGATCCAGGCACCAAACAGGAGGGCAggttggaggtgggagggagcagGGTGGAGAGAGAAGCCCGGCGGGTTCCAGGGCCCCAGGCAGCCCTTGCGAAGATGTGGCAACCCCGTCCCAGTTTCCACAATGGGGCCAATCCTcccagggtggggggtgggggccgCGGGGCAAAGGCTGCCTCAGGGGTGGCCAGGTCTCAGTCCCAGCGTGGAAAGGGATGAAAGGGGCCTGGAGGTCCCTGCCGCCCGCCTCCCCATCTCTTCTCACGCAGACCATCAAGGTTTCCCTTCAGGCAATGCGGTCTCTGGCCCAGCCTCTGCGCGCCTCACTGATGGGAAGCCCACCTTCCCCAATCTGTGCTGACCACGTCAGTCCCTCCAAGCAGAGACTCTGCCTTGGAAAGCCAGC harbors:
- the SLC22A31 gene encoding putative solute carrier family 22 member 31 isoform X2, encoding MPHIGPRPTQAPPIHALGPAPMQPRPTPRLHRTQSPPLNASPRPPQAPPQEPSLVQAPPRPERSRRPMEQEARVLRAAGGFGRARRLLAAASWVPCIVLGLALSSEALLTAQPAHHCRPDPTLLPPPLRALRGPALLDAAIPRLGPTRAPSPCLLLRYPDPAPRTRPGPRPAPASNGTRPCTRGWLYALPSAGLLQSPVTQWNLVCGDGWKVPLEQASHLLGWLLGCVVLGAGCDRFGRRAVFVASLVLTTGLGASEALAASFPTLLVLRLLHGGTLAGALLALYLARLELCDPPHRLVFSVGAGLFSVAGTLLLPGLAALVQDWRLLQGLGALMSGLLLLFWGFPALFPESPCWLLATGQVAQARKVLWRFAEASGVDPEDSSLEENSLATELAMLSAGSPQPRYHSLLGLLRTRVTWRNGLILGFSSLVGGGIRANFRRSLAPQVPAFYLPYFLEAGLEAAALVFLLLTADRCGRRLVLLLGTMATGLASLLLLAGAQYLPGWTVLFLSVLGLLASRAVSALSSLFAAEVFPTVIRGAGLGLVLGAGFLGQAASPLDTLHGRRGFFLQQVVFASLAVLTLLCVLLLPESRSRGLPQSLQDADHLRRSPLLRGCPRQDHLPLLPPSDSCWAGHTPEQH
- the SLC22A31 gene encoding putative solute carrier family 22 member 31 isoform X3, whose product is MEQEARVLRAAGGFGRARRLLAAASWVPCIVLGLALSSEALLTAQPAHHCRPDPTLLPPPLRALRGPALLDAAIPRLGPTRAPSPCLLLRYPDPAPRTRPGPRPAPASNGTRPCTRGWLYALPSAGLLQSPVTQWNLVCGDGWKVPLEQASHLLGWLLGCVVLGAGCDRFGRRAVFVASLVLTTGLGASEALAASFPTLLVLRLLHGGTLAGALLALYLARLELCDPPHRLVFSVGAGLFSVAGTLLLPGLAALVQDWRLLQGLGALMSGLLLLFWGSQRRGPRGQFLGGELPGYRSGACQGGQRFRLVGGGIRANFRRSLAPQVPAFYLPYFLEAGLEAAALVFLLLTADRCGRRLVLLLGTMATGLASLLLLAGAQYLPGWTVLFLSVLGLLASRAVSALSSLFAAEVFPTVIRGAGLGLVLGAGFLGQAASPLDTLHGRRGFFLQQVVFASLAVLTLLCVLLLPESRSRGLPQSLQDADHLRRSPLLRGCPRQDHLPLLPPSDSCWAGHTPEQH
- the SLC22A31 gene encoding putative solute carrier family 22 member 31 isoform X4 — translated: MSGLLLLFWGFPALFPESPCWLLATGQVAQARKVLWRFAEASGVDPEDSSLEENSLATELAMLSAGSPQPRYHSLLGLLRTRVTWRNGLILGFSSLVGGGIRANFRRSLAPQVPAFYLPYFLEAGLEAAALVFLLLTADRCGRRLVLLLGTMATGLASLLLLAGAQYLPGWTVLFLSVLGLLASRAVSALSSLFAAEVFPTVIRGAGLGLVLGAGFLGQAASPLDTLHGRRGFFLQQVVFASLAVLTLLCVLLLPESRSRGLPQSLQDADHLRRSPLLRGCPRQDHLPLLPPSDSCWAGHTPEQH
- the SLC22A31 gene encoding putative solute carrier family 22 member 31 isoform X1, with the protein product MPHIGPRPTQAPPIHALGPAPMQPRPTPRLHRTQSPPLNASPRPPQAPPQEPSLVQAPPRPERSRRPMEQEARVLRAAGGFGRARRLLAAASWVPCIVLGLALSSEALLTAQPAHHCRPDPTLLPPPLRALRGPALLDAAIPRLGPTRAPSPCLLLRYPDPAPRTRPGPRPAPASNGTRPCTRGWLYALPSAGLLQSPVTQWNLVCGDGWKVPLEQASHLLGWLLGCVVLGAGCDRFGRRAVFVASLVLTTGLGASEALAASFPTLLVLRLLHGGTLAGALLALYLARLELCDPPHRLVFSVGAGLFSVAGTLLLPGLAALVQDWRLLQGLGALMSGLLLLFWGFPALFPESPCWLLATGQVAQARKVLWRFAEASGVDPEDSSLEENSLATELAMLSAGSPQPRYHSLLGLLRTRVTWRNGLILGFSSLVGGGIRANFRRSLAPQVPAFYLPYFLEAGLEAAALVFLLLTADRCGRRLVLLLGTMATGLASLLLLAGAQYLPGWTVLFLSVLGLLASRAVSALSSLFAAEVFPTVISCPQRTLSHRGAGLGLVLGAGFLGQAASPLDTLHGRRGFFLQQVVFASLAVLTLLCVLLLPESRSRGLPQSLQDADHLRRSPLLRGCPRQDHLPLLPPSDSCWAGHTPEQH